A region from the Halosolutus gelatinilyticus genome encodes:
- a CDS encoding TIGR03560 family F420-dependent LLM class oxidoreductase, with product MPEISFEYNIPVFAGAPDPGDDEPVHRDTPAYEALDWETTRAGIEKAEELGFDAVWAPDHLMLGRDYAEYECWTLLSAIAGFTDDINVGSLVLCNDYRNPALVAKMAATLDVISEGRLELGLGAGWHEPEYDAYGWEYRDGFERLMRLDESIRLMKRMWDADSDGASFDGDHYQIEDAYCAPQPVQDPHPPILVGGQGEEVTLKLVANHADVWNTDVFNGDVETLTHKIGVIEEHCETVGRDPDEIEYSWDGHVICTRDEEQFDRLVDLMTPIQFEEEYQDQAPIETEADAREYFIMGTPEECAEAIERRIDAGVTKFQCWFVDFPDTSGMELFADEVIPEFS from the coding sequence ATGCCGGAGATTAGCTTCGAGTATAACATCCCCGTCTTCGCGGGTGCTCCCGATCCGGGCGACGACGAGCCGGTGCACCGGGATACGCCCGCGTACGAGGCGCTGGACTGGGAGACGACCCGAGCGGGGATCGAGAAGGCCGAGGAACTCGGCTTCGACGCCGTCTGGGCTCCCGATCACCTCATGCTCGGTCGCGACTACGCCGAGTACGAGTGTTGGACGCTGTTGTCGGCGATCGCCGGCTTCACGGACGATATCAACGTCGGTTCGCTCGTCCTCTGTAACGACTATCGCAACCCCGCACTCGTCGCGAAGATGGCGGCGACGCTGGACGTGATCTCGGAGGGCCGGCTCGAGCTCGGACTCGGTGCGGGGTGGCACGAACCCGAGTACGACGCCTACGGCTGGGAGTACCGCGACGGGTTCGAGCGGCTGATGCGCCTGGACGAGTCGATCCGACTGATGAAGCGGATGTGGGACGCCGACAGCGACGGTGCGAGCTTCGACGGCGACCACTATCAGATCGAAGACGCGTACTGCGCGCCCCAGCCGGTGCAGGATCCCCACCCGCCCATCCTCGTCGGCGGTCAGGGAGAGGAGGTGACGCTCAAGCTGGTCGCAAACCACGCGGACGTGTGGAACACGGACGTCTTCAACGGCGACGTCGAGACGCTGACCCACAAGATCGGCGTCATCGAGGAGCACTGCGAAACCGTCGGTCGGGATCCCGACGAGATCGAGTACTCCTGGGATGGCCACGTCATCTGCACGCGCGACGAGGAGCAGTTCGATCGACTGGTCGACCTGATGACGCCCATCCAGTTCGAGGAGGAGTACCAGGATCAGGCGCCGATCGAAACCGAGGCGGACGCTCGCGAGTACTTCATCATGGGGACGCCCGAGGAGTGTGCCGAGGCGATCGAACGGCGGATCGACGCCGGCGTCACGAAGTTCCAGTGCTGGTTCGTCGACTTCCCGGATACGAGCGGCATGGAGCTGTTCGCCGACGAGGTTATCCCGGAGTTCTCGTAG
- a CDS encoding IclR family transcriptional regulator has protein sequence MSSTVPVKATKISLEIVEVLRQLDGAGVSEVSDRVGRPTSTVHDHLRTLEQEEYLVKEGDKYYISTRFLQLGDQARSRKKVFEIARPEVNNLAERTGEHANLMIEEHGLGVFLYKARGPDAVQLDTHAGMRVPLQTTALGKTIMAFRSRAEVEAILDRHGLPAVTEKTISDRKELFDALDQVRGRGYAYDDEERVKGMRCVAAPITDDDGRAIAAVSVSGPKSRMQDDRFTNGIPERILRCANVIEVNLTYS, from the coding sequence ATGTCGAGTACGGTTCCGGTCAAGGCGACGAAAATTTCCTTAGAGATCGTCGAGGTGCTCCGCCAACTCGACGGGGCGGGCGTTTCCGAAGTCTCGGACAGGGTCGGCAGACCGACGAGTACCGTCCACGACCACCTCCGAACGCTCGAGCAGGAGGAGTATCTCGTCAAGGAGGGCGATAAGTACTACATCAGCACGCGATTTCTCCAGCTCGGCGACCAGGCCCGGTCTCGGAAGAAGGTCTTCGAGATCGCGCGCCCGGAGGTTAACAACCTAGCCGAACGGACCGGCGAACACGCAAACCTCATGATCGAAGAGCACGGGCTCGGCGTATTTCTGTACAAGGCTCGCGGCCCCGACGCCGTCCAACTCGACACCCACGCCGGGATGCGCGTTCCGCTCCAGACGACGGCGCTCGGCAAGACGATCATGGCCTTTCGATCGCGGGCGGAAGTCGAGGCAATCCTCGATCGACACGGCCTTCCGGCGGTAACGGAGAAGACGATCTCGGACCGGAAGGAACTGTTCGACGCTCTCGATCAGGTTCGCGGGCGCGGATACGCGTACGACGACGAAGAACGGGTGAAGGGGATGCGATGCGTCGCAGCGCCGATCACCGACGACGACGGCCGCGCGATCGCGGCCGTGAGCGTCTCCGGCCCGAAGAGTCGAATGCAGGACGATCGCTTTACTAACGGGATTCCGGAGCGTATCCTGCGGTGTGCGAACGTCATCGAGGTGAATCTCACCTACTCCTGA
- a CDS encoding fumarylacetoacetate hydrolase family protein — protein MQFVRYTTGGSPQWGVRRDDEIVPLAGLREELSYRQLTDAGFLRVVEDAVDAAADRARPVAEAKLLAPVPRPGKIVCVGLNYHDHAEEQDEDVPERPLLFGKAGTAVTNPGDPIVHPPELEEVDYEVELGVVIGRTAKDVSAANARDYVAGYTAINDVSGRDAQFEDEQFFRGKSYDTFAPMGPTLVPDDRLAPSQLDVACRVNGETKQSSNTAEFIFGAEELVEYISGITTLRPGDVISTGTPGGVGIFREPPELLEPGDTVEVEIEGIGVLSNQIVAKRE, from the coding sequence ATGCAATTCGTTCGATATACCACCGGCGGGAGTCCCCAGTGGGGAGTCCGCCGCGACGACGAGATCGTTCCGTTAGCCGGTCTTCGAGAGGAACTATCGTACCGGCAGCTGACCGATGCCGGATTCCTGCGGGTCGTCGAAGACGCCGTCGACGCCGCGGCGGATCGGGCACGCCCCGTCGCCGAGGCGAAACTGCTCGCCCCCGTCCCTCGGCCGGGGAAGATCGTTTGCGTCGGCCTCAACTATCACGATCACGCCGAGGAACAGGACGAAGACGTGCCCGAGCGTCCGCTCCTGTTCGGGAAAGCCGGCACGGCGGTCACGAATCCCGGCGATCCCATCGTCCACCCGCCGGAACTGGAGGAGGTCGACTACGAGGTCGAACTCGGCGTCGTCATCGGCCGAACGGCCAAAGACGTGTCAGCGGCGAACGCGCGCGATTACGTTGCCGGATACACGGCGATCAACGACGTCAGCGGTCGCGACGCCCAGTTCGAGGACGAACAGTTCTTCCGCGGCAAGAGCTACGACACCTTCGCGCCGATGGGACCGACGCTCGTTCCCGACGATCGGCTCGCCCCCTCGCAACTCGACGTCGCCTGCCGCGTCAACGGCGAAACGAAACAGTCCTCGAACACGGCGGAGTTCATCTTCGGCGCCGAGGAACTCGTCGAGTACATCAGCGGGATCACGACCCTGCGTCCGGGCGACGTCATTTCGACCGGCACGCCCGGCGGCGTCGGTATCTTCCGCGAGCCGCCGGAACTGCTCGAGCCCGGCGATACGGTCGAGGTCGAAATCGAGGGGATCGGCGTGCTATCCAACCAGATCGTAGCGAAACGGGAGTAA
- a CDS encoding helix-turn-helix domain-containing protein gives MATTSQIIETQRNLGGAGVAELATELEMPEHTAHDHLRTLTEAEYLTGENGTYTPGLDFSNWVDSHGAE, from the coding sequence GTGGCGACTACGTCCCAAATCATCGAAACCCAGCGCAACCTCGGAGGGGCGGGCGTCGCCGAGCTCGCGACGGAACTCGAGATGCCGGAGCACACGGCCCACGACCACTTGCGAACCCTGACCGAGGCCGAATATCTAACTGGCGAGAACGGGACCTACACGCCGGGGCTCGATTTCTCGAACTGGGTGGATTCGCACGGAGCCGAATGA
- a CDS encoding IclR family transcriptional regulator C-terminal domain-containing protein gives MLSCLPDAAVDGIIDRDGLPSVTEKTIADRDGLKGELSEIRDRGYAIDDEERVSRMGASRR, from the coding sequence ATCCTCTCGTGCCTTCCGGACGCAGCGGTCGACGGGATCATCGATCGGGACGGCCTCCCGTCGGTGACCGAGAAGACGATCGCGGATCGAGACGGCCTCAAAGGCGAACTTTCGGAGATCCGTGATCGAGGGTACGCGATCGACGACGAAGAACGCGTTTCAAGAATGGGTGCGTCGCGGCGCTGA
- a CDS encoding archaea-specific SMC-related protein: MGPNLESEARSMPDQATLSVTNIGGIDETEVSFEQGITVLSGRNATNRTSLLQGIMAALGSDRVSLKADAEEGAATLDFGDETYRRTLSRRNGTIASDGDPYLDDPELADLFAFLLESNEARRAVARGDDLQELIMRPVDTAAIKAEIEQYKRQKEDLADRLAELDELEGRLPDLEAKRTRIGGEIEDLRSELEAAQDDLEETNVDVEDRREEQSELEDKLAELRETRSELERVRDRIETERESIDALESERDDVEDRLDSLSSGDDVDRGKLEAAIETLQAEKADLNEEISQLQSTIQFNEQLLEESTTFLDDAGATGDGPVTDQLLADAESESITCWTCGSTVAREQIETTIEQLQTARQERLEERSGLSDELDDKRTALSEIEENRTAYRQANRRLDSIDDEIERRRDRIDELIEDREALTDEIDELEETINELETEDYGDVLEQHKEVNQLEFKLERKEREREEIEAQIDSIEDELDERETLKRRREDVTEQLTELRTRIDRIEADAVDAFNEHMENLLEILGYENLERIWIDRTTRDVREGRRTVSKSSFELKIVRSTADGAAYEDSIDHLSESEREVTGLVFALAGYLVHDVYETVPFMLLDSLEAIDSERIATLVEYFEEYAPYLVVALLEEDAQALAGSHDVVSEI; the protein is encoded by the coding sequence ATGGGACCTAACTTGGAATCGGAAGCACGATCGATGCCGGACCAAGCGACGCTCTCCGTCACCAATATCGGTGGAATCGACGAAACCGAGGTGTCGTTTGAGCAGGGTATCACCGTCCTCTCCGGACGGAACGCGACGAACCGAACCTCGCTGCTACAGGGGATCATGGCCGCGCTCGGCAGCGATCGAGTGAGCCTCAAAGCCGACGCCGAGGAGGGAGCGGCGACGCTCGATTTCGGCGACGAAACGTATCGACGGACGCTCAGTCGGCGCAACGGCACGATCGCCAGCGACGGCGACCCCTACCTCGACGATCCGGAACTCGCGGACCTGTTCGCGTTCCTGCTCGAATCCAACGAGGCGCGTCGGGCGGTGGCGCGGGGCGACGACCTGCAAGAACTGATCATGCGCCCGGTCGACACGGCCGCGATCAAAGCCGAAATCGAACAGTACAAACGGCAGAAGGAAGATCTCGCCGATCGGCTCGCGGAACTGGACGAACTCGAAGGGCGCCTGCCCGATCTGGAGGCGAAACGAACGCGGATCGGCGGCGAAATCGAGGACCTCCGGTCGGAACTCGAAGCCGCCCAGGACGACCTGGAGGAGACGAACGTCGACGTCGAGGATCGCCGGGAGGAGCAGTCCGAACTCGAGGACAAACTCGCCGAACTGCGCGAGACCCGGTCCGAACTCGAACGCGTCCGGGACCGCATCGAGACCGAGCGCGAGAGCATCGACGCCCTCGAGAGCGAACGCGACGACGTCGAGGACCGACTCGACTCCCTCTCCTCGGGCGACGATGTCGACCGCGGGAAACTCGAGGCGGCGATCGAGACCCTGCAAGCCGAGAAGGCGGACCTCAACGAGGAGATCTCGCAGCTGCAAAGCACCATCCAGTTCAACGAACAGCTCCTCGAGGAGTCGACGACGTTCCTCGACGACGCGGGAGCGACTGGCGACGGCCCCGTGACCGATCAGTTGCTCGCCGACGCGGAATCGGAGTCGATCACGTGCTGGACCTGCGGTTCGACGGTCGCGCGCGAGCAGATCGAAACGACGATCGAGCAGTTGCAGACGGCCCGACAGGAGCGCCTCGAGGAGCGGTCCGGGCTGAGCGACGAACTCGACGACAAGCGGACGGCGCTGTCCGAAATCGAGGAGAACCGCACGGCGTACCGGCAGGCGAACCGCCGCCTCGACTCGATCGACGACGAGATCGAACGCCGGCGCGATCGGATCGACGAGCTGATCGAGGATCGCGAGGCGCTGACCGACGAGATCGACGAGCTCGAGGAAACGATCAACGAGCTCGAAACCGAGGACTACGGCGACGTCCTCGAACAGCACAAGGAGGTCAATCAGCTCGAGTTCAAACTGGAGCGCAAGGAGCGCGAACGCGAGGAGATCGAGGCCCAGATCGACTCGATCGAGGACGAACTCGACGAGCGCGAAACCCTCAAGCGGCGACGCGAGGACGTCACCGAGCAGCTGACGGAGCTGCGGACCCGCATCGACCGGATCGAGGCGGACGCGGTCGACGCGTTCAACGAACACATGGAGAACCTCCTCGAGATCCTCGGCTACGAGAACCTAGAGCGGATCTGGATCGACCGGACGACCAGGGATGTCCGCGAGGGTCGCCGAACCGTCTCGAAGTCCTCCTTCGAACTCAAGATCGTTCGCAGCACCGCCGATGGAGCGGCCTACGAGGACTCGATCGATCACCTGAGCGAGAGTGAACGCGAGGTAACGGGCCTCGTGTTCGCCCTCGCGGGCTACCTCGTCCACGACGTCTACGAGACGGTTCCGTTCATGCTTCTGGACTCGCTGGAGGCGATCGACTCCGAACGGATCGCCACACTCGTCGAGTACTTCGAGGAGTACGCGCCCTACCTCGTCGTGGCGCTGCTCGAGGAGGACGCGCAGGCGCTCGCGGGGAGCCACGACGTGGTTTCGGAGATCTGA
- the rdfA gene encoding rod-determining factor RdfA encodes MTESTSPRELDDSCGCKAGRVATKYGLSGLDDDLVAYWTGTGEEQYSTRELATHVNQRVLEAALEDAGVAVRDGEVENTYRLLTDDDVTSGTRIQTRNELERDGVPIDDVESDFISHQTVYNHLTNCLDASLEEPDDEERLDRSEEKLGALQNRTAAVTEDTIAQLDRNDVIDINEFDVLVSVTVTCTECQQQYTVRDLLEERGCDCSREY; translated from the coding sequence GTGACTGAATCCACCTCTCCCAGAGAATTGGACGACTCGTGCGGCTGTAAAGCCGGCAGGGTCGCGACGAAGTACGGCCTTTCGGGGCTCGACGACGACCTCGTCGCGTACTGGACCGGAACCGGCGAAGAGCAGTACAGCACGCGCGAACTCGCGACGCACGTGAACCAGCGAGTCCTCGAGGCCGCCCTCGAAGACGCCGGCGTGGCCGTCAGGGACGGCGAAGTCGAGAACACGTACCGGCTCCTCACTGACGACGACGTCACCAGCGGGACGCGAATCCAGACTCGGAATGAACTCGAGCGCGACGGCGTTCCGATCGACGACGTCGAGTCGGATTTTATCTCCCACCAGACCGTCTACAATCACCTGACGAACTGTCTCGACGCGTCCCTCGAGGAGCCGGACGACGAGGAACGGCTCGATCGGAGCGAGGAGAAACTGGGCGCGCTGCAGAACCGAACCGCGGCGGTCACGGAGGACACGATCGCGCAACTCGACCGCAACGACGTGATCGACATCAACGAGTTCGACGTGCTGGTCTCGGTGACGGTGACCTGTACGGAGTGCCAGCAGCAGTATACGGTCCGAGACCTCCTCGAAGAGCGGGGCTGCGACTGTTCTCGCGAATACTAG
- a CDS encoding TraB domain-containing protein has product MTDTGSITFVPSVHFSPTHRRRVRETIRDVDPDLVAVELDERRFERLDREQRGSPFDLARELPPPTAAAYATLQALQRTVVRLYGLDPTKTDMETAIETAAELDLDVALIDDPIPDTLEALSRRVGLETLPKLLIRAQTRGPADYARQFEVMTTPFSEVTDGDDVQPVIDQLRQLLPEVAEVLIDRRDRSMAARLRRLRADGYDVVAVIGAGHHNGIRRALSDLDEGVPDRTPAVPIRTPSRAVTRIPID; this is encoded by the coding sequence ATGACCGACACCGGCTCGATCACGTTCGTCCCGAGCGTCCACTTCTCGCCGACCCACCGCCGCCGCGTCCGCGAGACCATCCGCGACGTCGACCCCGATCTCGTGGCCGTCGAACTCGACGAGCGTCGCTTCGAACGGCTCGATCGGGAGCAGCGGGGGTCTCCGTTCGACCTCGCCCGAGAACTTCCGCCGCCGACCGCGGCCGCGTACGCGACGCTTCAGGCGCTCCAGCGGACGGTCGTGCGTCTGTACGGCCTCGACCCGACGAAAACCGACATGGAGACGGCGATCGAGACCGCCGCCGAACTGGACCTCGACGTCGCGCTCATCGACGATCCGATACCGGACACCCTCGAGGCGCTCTCTCGACGCGTCGGACTGGAGACGCTACCGAAGCTGCTGATCCGGGCCCAGACGAGGGGACCGGCGGACTACGCTAGGCAGTTCGAGGTGATGACGACCCCGTTCTCGGAGGTCACCGACGGCGACGATGTCCAGCCGGTGATCGACCAGCTACGGCAATTGCTCCCCGAAGTCGCGGAGGTGCTGATCGATCGGCGGGATCGATCGATGGCGGCTCGCCTCCGCCGGCTGCGCGCGGACGGGTACGACGTCGTCGCGGTGATCGGTGCGGGACACCACAACGGGATTCGGCGCGCCCTCTCCGACCTCGACGAGGGGGTCCCCGATCGAACGCCGGCCGTACCGATCAGAACCCCCAGCCGAGCGGTGACGCGGATTCCGATCGATTGA